From the genome of Impatiens glandulifera chromosome 9, dImpGla2.1, whole genome shotgun sequence, one region includes:
- the LOC124916317 gene encoding protein NRT1/ PTR FAMILY 2.8-like produces MGEERRRRRNSSSDGDGGEISERKPGGWRAIAYILGNESFEKLASMSLIANITFYLRSKYNMDGIELVNVVSIWSGSSNFTTLAGAFISDAYLGRFLTLLFGSIASMLGMGVMTLTAGIPRLRPPPCIDVLNCPTAQPWQLGFLFSALALLAIGSGGIRPCNIAFGADQFDTNTAKGRSQLKSFFNWWYFSFTVALLIALSIVVYIQTNVSWLLGFAIPTGCFFVSIIIFLLGRNVYVYREPQGSVFLDIVKVINAAFRKRKIDLGLLPDLYDPELMESERRYNDIPRTSRFKFIEKAAIIVDRSEIDEFGISTNSWRLCSIQQVERLKCLVGIIPVWFTGIACFISMDQMNILGVLQAIQTTTKIKQFQIPPSWIGLTSMIALALWVFIYECVIVPVLKKTTNKDDVRLTTKTKIQVGIVMSILCMLVAGILERIRRQSAIDNGTFASPISVAILLPQFILSGLTEAFAAVAIMEFLNNQFPESMRSVGGSLFFLSLSASSYLNSILVNVVYTITKRNGKSPWLGGRDLNADRLEYFYFMIAAIGVANLFYFNFFSCHYIFSDLVRTDESEEELDNISSSDRRTNNS; encoded by the exons ATGGgcgaagagaggagaagaagaaggaattcTTCTTCAGATGGAGATGGaggagagatttcagagaggAAGCCAGGAGGATGGAGAGCCATTGCATATATTTTGG GGAATGAATCATTTGAGAAGCTAGCATCTATGAGCTTGATTGCCAACATAACATTCTACCTTAGATCAAAATACAATATGGATGGAATTGAGCTGGTTAATGTTGTCAGCATTTGGTCTGGTTCATCAAATTTCACCACTTTGGCTGGTGCTTTCATCTCAGATGCTTATCTGGGAAGATTTCTAACCCTCCTATTTGGTTCAATCGCCTCCATGTTG GGAATGGGAGTGATGACATTAACAGCAGGCATACCTCGTCTTAGACCTCCACCTTGCATTGACGTCTTAAATTGTCCGACGGCTCAACCATGGCAGCTTGGATTCCTCTTCTCTGCTTTGGCCCTGCTAGCAATTGGCTCGGGAGGCATTAGACCTTGTAATATCGCCTTTGGTGCAGATCAGTTCGATACAAACACGGCCAAAGGAAGGTCTCAACTCAAGAGCTTCTTCAACTGGTGGTATTTCTCCTTCACAGTAGCCCTCCTTATAGCACTCTCCATTGTTGTCTACATCCAAACAAACGTCAGCTGGCTTCTTGGATTCGCAATCCCAACCGGTTGCTTCTTCGTTTCGATAATCATCTTCTTGCTTGGCAGAAATGTTTATGTCTATAGGGAGCCTCAAGGAAGTGTGTTTCTGGATATTGTTAAGGTCATCAATGCAGCCTTCAGGAAGAGGAAGATAGACTTAGGGCTATTGCCTGATCTCTATGATCCAGAGCTTATGGAGTCAGAAAGAAGATATAATGACATTCCGAGAACCTCTAGGTTTAAATTCATCGAGAAAGCAGCCATTATTGTTGATAGAAGTGAGATTGATGAGTTTGGCATTTCAACAAACAGTTGGCGGCTATGCAGTATCCAGCAAGTTGAGAGACTGAAATGCTTGGTGGGAATAATCCCCGTGTGGTTCACCGGAATCGCCTGTTTCATATCCATGGATCAAATGAACATACTAGGAGTATTGCAGGCAATTCAAACAACCACAAAAATCAAGCAGTTTCAAATCCCACCTTCATGGATCGGGCTAACTTCCATGATCGCTCTTGCTCTTTGGGTGTTCATCTACGAATGCGTAATAGTGCCGGTTCTCAAAAAAACAACGAATAAAGATGACGTGAGACTAACTACAAAAACGAAGATCCAAGTAGGCATCGTGATGTCAATCCTGTGCATGTTAGTCGCCGGAATCCTGGAACGGATACGTCGGCAATCGGCCATTGACAATGGTACCTTCGCATCACCAATTAGCGTAGCCATCCTGTTGCCGCAATTCATCCTGTCAGGTCTGACAGAAGCATTTGCAGCCGTTGCTATAATGGAATTCCTCAATAACCAATTCCCGGAGAGCATGAGAAGCGTGGGTGGATCTCTATTCTTCCTTAGCCTTTCAGCCTCCAGTTATTTAAACTCGATTCTTGTAAACGTGGTTTACACAATAACGAAAAGAAACGGGAAATCACCATGGCTGGGTGGTCGCGACCTCAATGCTGACAGACTTGAATACTTCTACTTCATGATCGCCGCCATAGGAGTCGCAAACTTGTTTTACTTCAATTTCTTCTCATGCCATTACATTTTCTCCGATTTGGTTAGAACAGATGAATCGGAGGAGGAATTAGACAACATTTCTTCTTCAGATAGGAGAACGAACAACAGTTAA
- the LOC124914273 gene encoding dnaJ homolog subfamily B member 1-like has protein sequence MGVDYYNILKVNRNATNEDLKKAYRRLAMIWHPDKNPKNKREAEAKFKQISEAYDVLTDSQKRQIYDLYGEEALKSGQVPPPPSSSRGAPSHYYHHNQHPNPNFRFNPRDAADIYNEVFSDSVPPASNTAPSRSRTFKDGFSRTTTTGVGDYGNSSSSATPRKAAPVENTLPCSLEDLYKGAKKKMKIARKITDSSGIARDLDEILTIEIKPGWKKGTKITFPEKGNLDPGIIPADLVFVVDEKPHSVYSRDGNDLIIEQDITLLEALTGKTIELTTLDGRNVMIPVTIIIKPGYELIVPNEGMPISKEPRNKGNLRIKFNVIYPSRLTAEQKIELRRALGGASSS, from the exons atgggAGTCGATTACTACAATATATTGAAAGTCAATCGGAATGCTACAAACGAAGACCTCAAGAAAGCATACCGTCGATTGGCTATGATATGGCATCCCGACAAAAACCCTAAAAACAAGCGTGAGGCTGAAGCAAAGTTCAAGCAGATCTCCGAGGCCTACGATGTCCTCACCGACTCACAGAAGCGTCAGATCTACGATCTCTACGGCGAGGAAGCTCTCAAATCCGGCCAGGTCCCTCCGCCGCCTTCCTCTTCTCGCGGCGCCCCTTCTCATTACTACCACCATAACCAGCACCCTAACCCTAACTTTCGTTTTAATCCGAGGGATGCAGCTGATATTTATAACGAGGTCTTTTCCGATTCTGTCCCCCCCGCCTCCAACACCGCTCCCAGCAGGTCTAGGACTTTTAAAGACGGTTTCTCCAGAACAACCACCACCGGAGTAGGAGATTACGGTAACTCTTCCTCCTCGGCTACACCGAGGAAAGCTGCTCCTGTGGAAAACACCCTTCCCTGCAGTTTGGAGGACCTTTATAAAGGtgcaaagaagaagatgaaaatcgCTAGGAAGATTACAGATTCATCCGG TATTGCTCGGGATTTGGATGAGATATTAACCATTGAGATAAAGCCTGGATGGAAGAAAGGCACGAAGATAACATTTCCTGAAAAGGGCAATCTGGATCCAGGCATTATTCCAGCAGATCTTGTATTTGTTGTAGATGAGAAACCTCATTCAGTTTACAGCAGGGATGGTAATGATCTGATTATTGAACAAGATATTACCCTTTTGGAGGCCCTCACTGGAAAAACAATCGAGCTCACAACTCTAGATGGAAGGAATGTTATGATCCCAGTAACCATCATAATAAAACCCGGGTATGAGCTGATTGTTCCAAACGAAGGAATGCCAATCTCTAAAGAACCTAGGAACAAAGGCAATTTAAGGATCAAGTTCAATGTCATTTACCCATCAAGACTTACAGCGGAACAGAAAATCGAGCTTAGGAGAGCCCTGGGCGGAGCCTCCTCATCTTGA